The Camarhynchus parvulus chromosome 22, STF_HiC, whole genome shotgun sequence genome includes the window actggaaggtgtcccttgTGCAAGAAATCCCTATGGCAGGGGTTGggctggatgatctttaaggttccctCTCACCCAGACTCTTACGAGAACTTGTTCACGAGGGAGCTGTGGGTAAGGGAAGTGAACCAAGGCACAGCTCTTCTTTGGAGCTGatcctttcctgcagctctgctttcctcatCCATGATTCATGCCTCCAGGAGAGGTGAATCCATTCCTCTGCACATGGCACTGTCAGTCTGTAGGCTGGttgtggagcagagctgctgtcactggagctctgtcctgtgctggctgtgaacCGGCTCTGTCCTTGGCAGGTCTGAGCCGTATTCTGAAAACCCGTGGGGAGATGGTGAAGAACCGGACTGTGGACTGGGCCCTGGCAGAGTACATGGCATTTGGCTCCCTGCTCAAAGAGGGCATCCACATCCGCCTGAGTGGCCAGGACGTTGAGAGGGGGACATTTAGGTAAAGCCCTGCTTTTGGAGGCTGTAAAGGCAATTCCAGCCCTTCTGCGAGGGATCCAAAGGCTGATGATGAAGTTactcttctcccttttccagccATCGCCACCATGTCCTGCACGATCAGAATGTGGACAAGAGGACGTGTATCCCCATGAACCACCTCTGGCCCAACCAGGCTCCCTACACTGTCTGCAACAGCTCCCTGTCAGAGTACGGTGTCTTGGGTGAGTGAGTAGGTCTGTGCTCACTGCCCAGGGTGAGGCCGCTCTGGAAGGGTAACCCAACCCTCTCACTGCTCTTCCATTCCTCAGGATTTGAGCTGGGCTTTGCCATGGCCAGTCCCAATGCCCTGGTGCTTTGGGAAGCCCAGTTTGGGGATTTCCACAACACTGCTCAATGCATCATCGACCAGTTCATCTGTCCCGGGCAGGCCAAGTGGGTCAGGCAGAATGGCattgtcctgctgctcccccacgGCATGGAGGGCATGGTAAGGACTCCCCTTGCTCACCCTGAGGTGGAACCCTGCACAGCAGTGGCGCTGCTCATGATGTGGCAGTGCCTGACTTGGAGTTCTCATGCTTGCCTTGGCCTGCAATGACCATCCCCCTTCTTGGTCCCTGTAGGGTCCCGAGCACTCCTCAGCCCGCCCAGAGCGATTCCTGCAGATGTGCAACGATGATCCCGATGTGTTCCCTGTGAGTGGTGGCCCCCATGGTGGTGtggtgcccagcctggccctccTGTGCCCTGGACTGGGCTCAGTGGAGGGCAGCAACACCCATGTGGGCTTAGCACAGTGGGAGCCGATGGCAGGAGGTGTGGGATGTCTTGGTCTTGTGCTGGCTGGAGGGTCTGGGGAAAGGGCCTGAACCTGGTGCCCAGGCTGCACCTCCACGGAACCTGGGGCCATGGCATAGTCCAAGGGAGAGGTGGCCCTGAAACTGGAATGAGAGGGGGTTGCTGGCCACCCCCATGGCCAGACTAAGGtggagggcacagccctggagcctcTCCCAGATTTCTGTGGGTCTCTGTGCTCTGGAGagtgagggaagggagggagggagataGGGAGGGAGGGAGATAGGGAGGGAGGGCGGGGGACTActcttctgcctgctgctggagccacaAGGCCAAGAGGTACCTTGTGTTTCCTGAAATCCCCTCACCCGTGCTGGCCAAGGCAGAAGCTGGATGACTTTGATGTGCGTCAGCTCTATGAGTGCAACTGGATCGTCGTGAACTGCTCCACTCCAGCCAACTTCTTCCACGTCCTGCGGCGCCAGATCCTCCTGCCCTTCCGCAAACCGGTCAGTGTCAGCAGCTCCATGCCCAGCTTGGTGCCCAGGCAGGGCGCTGTGTTCCTGCTGGGTGTTTTCCTGGACTGGGattgggctgggggcagcttcTTCCTGCGCCTCGGACATgggcagctggctgctgcctggccaAGGACCTCATGGTGCTCAGGACTGGCTTGGCACTTcatgtgcagctgctgtttcGTGTGGGCTGCAAGGGCTGTGTCCCCTTCCCAAACTCCACGGGGAGGTCTGGGCTGTTGGAGCCAACAGACACTGCTACATAACCTACCTCAGCCAGTTCCAGTCAGCTCCAGCCATGGGACAGGCAGGTCCCTGGTagctcctctgcctcttccccaTGGGACATCCCGACTGGGATGGTTGGTGCTGTCGGGAATGGATGCCCAATctggcagagcactgcagctgagTGAGAAGCAAACCTCTGGCAACTGCTCCCTTGCTCAGGCAGGATGGGCAAGGGAGGGCAGACAGAGGAAGTGTTTCTGGCAGGGCTGACTGCCTTGCTCTGCCTCTTCTTCTCCACTCCAGCTGATAATCTTCACTCCAAAGTCGCTGCTGCGCCACCCCGAAGCCCGCTCCAGCTTTGATGACATGCTGCCAGGTACAAGAAGCACAGAACTGCCTGTGTGCCCCCCATGCTGCTCCACAGGGTGAAGGGCAGGAGTCTGTGGCCTTGGGTAaagcctgcctggctgcagcctccccatGCTGGAGGCTGGCTGAGTGAGGCCAAGGCCTTCTccttggcacagcagagcctcaTTAGGGCTGAGCCTGCCACCCTCGGGAGACTTGGCTCCATGGTGCTTCCTCCATCAGCAGCCACTTGCCGCTGGGATTTGACAGCCCCAAGTGGCACGTGTTGGTTTGTGGTGGGAGTTGTTCCTGGGTGAACTGACTGTCTctcagggtcctggcaggggcCGGCATGGGATGTGGgtgcagtggctgctggcacagtgCTGTGGCTCAGGGTGCTGTTCTCTTTCTTGGCAGGCACCCACTTCCTCCGTGTCATCCCCGACAgtggccctgcagcccagaaCCCTGAGCAGGTGAAGCGGGTGCTGTTCTGCACCGGCAAGGTGTACTATGACCTGACCCGCGAGCGCAAGGCCCGGCAGATGGAGGCCGATGTGGCCATCACCAGGGTGGAGCAGGTGAGCAGGGTCCTGCCAGCACTGTGCCTGCAGGCTGGGGGTTCTGCAGCCCCTGAGACGCTGCCCCACGTCTCCTGTGACACCACTCTCTGTCCCCCACAGCTCTCCCCGTTCCCCTTTGACCTCCTCCAGCGGGAAGCCCAGAAATACCCAGCTGCCGAGCTGGTGTGGTGCCAGGAGGAGCACAAGAACCAGGGTTACTATGACTATGTCAAACCCCGCCTTCGCACCACCATCAACCGTGCAAAGCCTGTCTGGTAAGGATGCAGGGGCTGGCtcagaggctgggagggagctggttGGTACAGACTCTTCTCACAGCCCACCTTCTCCCTGGCAGGTATGCAGGGCGGGAGCCAGCAGCGGCCCCTGCCACTGGCAATAAGAAAACCCACCTGACAGAGCTGCAGCGGCTCCTCGACACCGCCTTCAACCTCGATGCCTTCAAGGACCTGGCCTGAGCGCCGGCGCGGCGCAGCATGCTCctccgtctgtctgtccgtccgtctCTCTGTCCTTTGGCGCCTCCCCCCCTCAACTACAGATCTTGTCAACCCCACACTGGTGCCTCGAGTCCTTGTCTGCCTCATGCCAGGGTGGCTCTGGTGCAGCCACCCTGGGCGCATGAGGGTCTGGGGTTTGCCTGCTGCCGTGGTGGGTAAGACCCATggccccccagagccctggaatgtctgctccctggggctctTCTCTGGGGGTGTCCCGTACCCCCCAAGAGGGGCTGGTCCCTACAGCTCTTCTACTGTCCAGTGCAGTGAGTCAGGATCTTCCCAGTTCCTTTCAGTCTTCGACTTGCCCGTGTGCAGCCACTGCCTCTTGGAGGAAGGACATGGGGCATGTCCTGAGGGCCCAGGCAGGTGTGAGAGTGCTGTGCCCATGTCTCAGCTTTGTCTGTCCTCGGGGAGCATGTTCTTCCCCTCTCAtcccccagctctgagcccccacagggacagacagggctggtgctgggtgcCATGTCCTCTCATTGGAGATCCTGAGTGGGGTCGAGGGAGGTGATCTCCAGAACGGGGCTCACTGTTGGCACCTCCTGAGCCCACCGCGTCCTCCCACAGGAGCCCTTGCAGGATGGGGGCGAtagggcagccccagctgggactCGCTGTCGGTGTCCCCAGAACCCACCGCCACTCTTCGGGTCTGCAGGTCTTTCAGTGCAGGGGTGAGGTCGGGGGGTACGCGGGCCACGCCCCGCCGCATCCCCGTGGCTGCGTTGTCACACACCGGGTCACACACGGTGTCCTCGCGCGCACACCGGTGCCAGGTGCCACATGCCCGCGCGTCTGGCGGTGCCGCCGCTGAGGTCGCTCTCCTCACCCCCACGGGGCCGCGCGCTCCCCCGCTGCCCTCGCCCCGCTCCCCCCCCCGCGGCCCGGACCCTTCGGCGCTCGGCTACCCGCGCCtggccgggcgggggcggggcctgcaTACTGATGAGCGCGCGGCCCCATTGTGCGCCGcggcggcccggccccgcctcccggccccgccccccgcggaGCTGCGGCCGCGCGCGGCTGAAGATCCCGCGCAGCCTCCGCGCAGCCGCGCGCGCGCGCCCGCGCCGCCAGGGCCATCTTGGGCCGCCGCCGCGGTGAGAGCGGGAGCGCCGGGCGGGGGGACGGGGCGGAAGGCGGGCGGGGTTGGCGGTGCCCCCGCAGGCCCCCCCCGCCGTGCCGGGGGTGGTAGGggtggttgccatggcaatggggggggcccggccccggggcctGTCCCTGCGGTGCCGCcggggaaggagctgagggggCTGTCACCGCCGGCGAGGGGCGCCGGGGGCCGGTGGTTCCGCGGTGGCGGCTCCCGGGAGCCGGGGCAGGCCCGCCGCGGGTGTTCCCCTCTCCGTGTCTTTCCTCGCGGCGACCCCGTCTCCGCCGCCCTCCCGCGGCGCCGGGAGGAACCGAAAGCGCCGGTGATCCCGCAGCCCCCCGCTGCCGGGCCCGGCTGGAAATACCCCGGGCAGCGGGGCGCAGTGCCGGGCCGGGGGCCGCGTCCCTTCCCCGGGAAGTCCCCGTGGTTCCCCCCGCCCGCAGGCGCAGGGGAAGCCCCCGACGCCCGCCGCCCCGGGGAGCTCTGACGCCGCGGTGGCCGGCGCGGAGCGGGGGGGGCGGCCCGGAGCGGGGGCGGCGCGTGCCAACCGGTGCCCCGTGCCGGCCGCGGGCCGGACGCCGAGCCCCGGCCGCAGAGGCTGGGGGGTCGCGAAGCCTACGGGCtgtcccccccccgccccggcctCTCCGGGGGCGGCCGCCCCTCACCCGCCACTCCACTGCTTCCCGCAGCCCCAGTGACAGACGGTGCCGCCATCCCGCAGTGCCCGCCGCGGCCTCGGAAGACCCAGCCCACACCCGCTGATGAGCTCCATGAACCCCATGAAACCCTCGCTGCCTCCTGCGCCCCACGGGTGGGCGCCGGGGCAGCGTCCCTCCATCCACCCGTGCATCCAtgtctccatccatccatccatccatccatccatccatccatccatccatccatccatccatccatccatccatccatccatccctccatccctgcatccctccatGCATCCATCCCCTTGTCTGCCCCTCTATCCCTTCCATTCTTTATCTCTCCATTTCTTCaatccctccatccctctgtccctccgTCCCTCTGTCCTTCatcaatttgtttttctttctagtgATGGTTCATTTGCATACGAGGCTGTTCCTTGGCAACCAAGCACCAATCAGCCGCCGGGATCCCTCTCCGTGGTAACCACTGTCTGGGGTGTCAGCAACCCCTCCCAGAGCCAGGTACGAGCAGCACCCCCGCCCCAGGCATCCCCCGCACCTGGATGCTACTGCCCCTGCCTGACCCACTGCCTCCCATTGCGCCCTCCAGGTTTTTGGCAGCCCCATGGGCCCTGGGGGAAGCAGCTCTAGCACCCCACTGCTGCCTGGcatggcaggcagcagctcgGGCATGAGCTCCCCACCattcctgccacagcagcccttTGCTGAGGGGGCACCAGGGAAGGGCTACGTGCAGCCCAGTGTCTATGGGCGCAACACCTACCCCAGTGGGCCAGGCTTCGCTGCCAGGTAAGGCCAGCCCTGTGCTTTGTGGCCAGGcatgtgctctgctgcagggagggccaCTGCATTccccttcctgcttttctgttctCCAGCTATAATGGTGGCCCGAGTGGCCCTGGAGGGATGGGGCTCCCCTCGCACGCCAGCCGGGCCACTGCTGATTtcacccaggcagcagcagctgctgctgtggctgctgctgctgccacagccacagccacggCCACGGCGACggtggcagcactgcaggagaaacagagccaggagctgagccagTACAGTGCGGTAAGAACCTGGATGTGGCAGAACTGGGGAGCTGACAGCCCCCCTGGCCTGCTGTGACCCTTCTCTCTTTGTTGCTGCAGATGGGTGCAGGGCAGTCTTTCAGCAGCCAGTTCCTGCCCCATGCTGGACCCCGTGGCCCCAACAGCATGAGCCCAGCTGGCATGGCAGGTGTTGTGGCCCCTTCTGGTGTCTCCTCTGTGAGCATGAGCCCAGTGCGGGCGCCCGGGACTGGCCCCCTCTATGGTGGGCAGCGAGTGCCTCAGCACACCTACCCTGGacctccccagagccagcagctgccccgCCAGGGTCTCAAGCGGGCATACTCCAACGAGGTGAGTGCCGCGTTGGGTGAGGGCTATGGCATGTGGTGGGCCCCTTTCCCACTGGTGCTGACTCCCTGGCCCCACAGGGGTACCCACCGCAGCAGTACCTCCAGGGCGGGCAGTACGCTGCAGCTGGTGCCCAGTATGCCCCCAGCGCCCCCCAGTCCTCCGCTCCGTCCCCCTCATACCCTggtcacaggctgcagcagagcatggGCCAGTACCTCTCCGCTTCAGGCAGTGCTGGACCCTATTACAAGGTACCACAGGGGAACATGGGCAAGGGGTGGAGGTCTGGGTGTCCACCATGCCTCGGTGCCAGCCCCTGGAGACCCTCCTCCTCCCATAGCCAGCTGACCAGTTCAATGGGCAGAGCGCCAGCTTCAGCACCTACAGCCAAGCAGCCATCAATGGGGTGAGTGTGGccgcgggcggcgcgggggctctgctggcctggctggaCGCTGAGGGCACGTGCTGCCTCTACAGCCGGGCCGGTCACTGCCGGGCTACCCCAGCTCGCCGCTGGCGGGGAACCCCACGCCGCCCATGACACCAGGCAGTGGCATCCCCACCTATGCGTCCCCTGGGCAGGATGTCAAGTCGCCCTTCCTGGCAGACATGAAGCCCAGCGTTGCCCCCCTGCACCCGTCCCCTTCAGGTGGGTGTCCCTGGTGCGGGTGAGGAGGACTTTCACAGAGATCACCCCCGTGTGTAAGGTGCAGACCTCTCTCCTGACAGCTCCCTGGCCTTTGTCTCTTTAAATGGAGGGTGGGAGGGAATTCAGAGAAGAGGCGTGCCCACTGCCAGGGTTTGGGGGCTGATTGAGGCAGGGGTGGGCTGCCTGTGAGTAGTGGGAGGGGCTTGCTAAAAGGGTGTGGCCTCAGGGGGCGGGGCTTTATAGGAGTGCTGGTTTGGTGGGGGCTTCTGCTTTTAGGGTGGATCGGGAGGGGCTTGGCTAGGGTGCGGTTTCATGGAGCAAGCGGGAGGAATCTGCGATGGGGTGGGCTTCCTccagaggggtgggaggggggtGGTCCCCAGGGGCGGGGCCGCTTTGGGGGGAGGGGCTTCCTGCAGTGTCCGGGGCGCGGTGTCCGGGGTGGGCAGGGTCGCGTAGGTGGGGCTCCCTGCAAGGTGGGTCCTCGTGCGGTGGGCGGAGCGCCGCTGGGCCGTGGCCAGGGTGTGGCTGGCGCCCGGGGAAGGTctcctttccctgatggcagcGTCCCGCAGGGCCGGCCCCCGGCGAGGAGTTGCGGTTGACCTTCCCGGTGCGGGACGGCGTGGTGTTGGAGCCCTTCCGCCTGCAGCACAACCTGGCTGTCAGCAACCACGTCTTCCAGCTCCGTGACTCTGTCTACAAGACCCTCATGATGAGGTGGGGATGCTGGGGGGCATCTTCTGGAGTGTCACACAGTGCTGCTCGGGGGGTGCTCT containing:
- the ZMIZ2 gene encoding zinc finger MIZ domain-containing protein 2 isoform X3 is translated as MSSMNPMKPSLPPAPHGDGSFAYEAVPWQPSTNQPPGSLSVVTTVWGVSNPSQSQVFGSPMGPGGSSSSTPLLPGMAGSSSGMSSPPFLPQQPFAEGAPGKGYVQPSVYGRNTYPSGPGFAASYNGGPSGPGGMGLPSHASRATADFTQAAAAAAVAAAAATATATATATVAALQEKQSQELSQYSAMGAGQSFSSQFLPHAGPRGPNSMSPAGMAGVVAPSGVSSVSMSPVRAPGTGPLYGGQRVPQHTYPGPPQSQQLPRQGLKRAYSNEGYPPQQYLQGGQYAAAGAQYAPSAPQSSAPSPSYPGHRLQQSMGQYLSASGSAGPYYKPADQFNGQSASFSTYSQAAINGPGRSLPGYPSSPLAGNPTPPMTPGSGIPTYASPGQDVKSPFLADMKPSVAPLHPSPSGPAPGEELRLTFPVRDGVVLEPFRLQHNLAVSNHVFQLRDSVYKTLMMRPDLELQFKCYHHEDRQMNTNWPASVQVSVNATPLTIERGDNKTSHKPLYLKHVCQPGRNTIQITVTACCCSHLFVLQLVHRPSVRSVLQGLIKKRLLPAEHCITKIKRNFSSGTIPGTPGPNGEDGVEQTAIKVSLKCPITFRRIQLPARGHDCRHIQCFDLESYLQLNCERGTWRCPVCNKTALLEGLEVDQYMLGILIYIQNSEHEEITIDPTCSWKPVPIKPDVHIKEEPEGPALKRCRTLSPAHMVLPNIMEMIAALGPGSVPFPALSQPPVGAATDYGTPGSSFLGPGGFPEPFAAPGVPGPSTLSDFTPGPSSISYQPNIPGSLLGPEKPPVPPLPAQLPPAGRMEPSHPAVQTGLHSAPSGSQPSSTLHSRGAGVRPPLGAPAHTADLVFPPAPSMAAAGDGSEAALDLLPELTNPDELLSYLGPPDLPSSSNDDLLSLFENN
- the ZMIZ2 gene encoding zinc finger MIZ domain-containing protein 2 isoform X1; amino-acid sequence: MLLRLSVRPSLCPLAPPPLNYRSCQPHTGASSPCLPHARVALVQPPWAHEGLGFACCRGGDGSFAYEAVPWQPSTNQPPGSLSVVTTVWGVSNPSQSQVFGSPMGPGGSSSSTPLLPGMAGSSSGMSSPPFLPQQPFAEGAPGKGYVQPSVYGRNTYPSGPGFAASYNGGPSGPGGMGLPSHASRATADFTQAAAAAAVAAAAATATATATATVAALQEKQSQELSQYSAMGAGQSFSSQFLPHAGPRGPNSMSPAGMAGVVAPSGVSSVSMSPVRAPGTGPLYGGQRVPQHTYPGPPQSQQLPRQGLKRAYSNEGYPPQQYLQGGQYAAAGAQYAPSAPQSSAPSPSYPGHRLQQSMGQYLSASGSAGPYYKPADQFNGQSASFSTYSQAAINGPGRSLPGYPSSPLAGNPTPPMTPGSGIPTYASPGQDVKSPFLADMKPSVAPLHPSPSGPAPGEELRLTFPVRDGVVLEPFRLQHNLAVSNHVFQLRDSVYKTLMMRPDLELQFKCYHHEDRQMNTNWPASVQVSVNATPLTIERGDNKTSHKPLYLKHVCQPGRNTIQITVTACCCSHLFVLQLVHRPSVRSVLQGLIKKRLLPAEHCITKIKRNFSSGTIPGTPGPNGEDGVEQTAIKVSLKCPITFRRIQLPARGHDCRHIQCFDLESYLQLNCERGTWRCPVCNKTALLEGLEVDQYMLGILIYIQNSEHEEITIDPTCSWKPVPIKPDVHIKEEPEGPALKRCRTLSPAHMVLPNIMEMIAALGPGSVPFPALSQPPVGAATDYGTPGSSFLGPGGFPEPFAAPGVPGPSTLSDFTPGPSSISYQPNIPGSLLGPEKPPVPPLPAQLPPAGRMEPSHPAVQTGLHSAPSGSQPSSTLHSRGAGVRPPLGAPAHTADLVFPPAPSMAAAGDGSEAALDLLPELTNPDELLSYLGPPDLPSSSNDDLLSLFENN
- the ZMIZ2 gene encoding zinc finger MIZ domain-containing protein 2 isoform X2, which encodes MHPSPCLPLYPFHSLSLHFFNPSIPLSLRPSVLHQFVFLSSDGSFAYEAVPWQPSTNQPPGSLSVVTTVWGVSNPSQSQVFGSPMGPGGSSSSTPLLPGMAGSSSGMSSPPFLPQQPFAEGAPGKGYVQPSVYGRNTYPSGPGFAASYNGGPSGPGGMGLPSHASRATADFTQAAAAAAVAAAAATATATATATVAALQEKQSQELSQYSAMGAGQSFSSQFLPHAGPRGPNSMSPAGMAGVVAPSGVSSVSMSPVRAPGTGPLYGGQRVPQHTYPGPPQSQQLPRQGLKRAYSNEGYPPQQYLQGGQYAAAGAQYAPSAPQSSAPSPSYPGHRLQQSMGQYLSASGSAGPYYKPADQFNGQSASFSTYSQAAINGPGRSLPGYPSSPLAGNPTPPMTPGSGIPTYASPGQDVKSPFLADMKPSVAPLHPSPSGPAPGEELRLTFPVRDGVVLEPFRLQHNLAVSNHVFQLRDSVYKTLMMRPDLELQFKCYHHEDRQMNTNWPASVQVSVNATPLTIERGDNKTSHKPLYLKHVCQPGRNTIQITVTACCCSHLFVLQLVHRPSVRSVLQGLIKKRLLPAEHCITKIKRNFSSGTIPGTPGPNGEDGVEQTAIKVSLKCPITFRRIQLPARGHDCRHIQCFDLESYLQLNCERGTWRCPVCNKTALLEGLEVDQYMLGILIYIQNSEHEEITIDPTCSWKPVPIKPDVHIKEEPEGPALKRCRTLSPAHMVLPNIMEMIAALGPGSVPFPALSQPPVGAATDYGTPGSSFLGPGGFPEPFAAPGVPGPSTLSDFTPGPSSISYQPNIPGSLLGPEKPPVPPLPAQLPPAGRMEPSHPAVQTGLHSAPSGSQPSSTLHSRGAGVRPPLGAPAHTADLVFPPAPSMAAAGDGSEAALDLLPELTNPDELLSYLGPPDLPSSSNDDLLSLFENN